The genomic interval AATAGCTAAAGGGGTTAAGGAGGTTAAGGAAAATGCaaagatttttgaaaaattcTATTTCAGGAGTGACACAAAATTGATTTATTCCTTACATTAGGTTTTGCCCCTTTTGATACTCTGGAGCATGAAAAGTTAAGTATGGATTTTGCTAACTGCAACATTTAAAGGATGGTCTTCCTTTCCTATGGCCAATACCACAGAACTTTAGAATTTTCTGTAGGTGAACATCAGTTTGGTTTCTTATATGGTTGTAGTTTACCTCTTCCATTTCCTTTGGTCCCTTAGACTGCCAAATGTACTAGTTCCCACTTCGTTTATTGTGTTGGAATACTAGGAATAGAATCTCCTTCCATTGTGAATAATAGTATGGTTAACCACAATCTCAGTCACAAGAGTAATAATAAACCCACAAACTAAACCACAATCTCAGTTGCAAGAGTAATAATTTATAAGCCACATGCTAATGTCTCCTGCTCATTATAGTAGATGATACTAAAGAAAGACTGTTTTGAAGCTTTTTGTGAATTTTCATCTAATTATTAGTACTATTGTTGTAGCACTGGATGGCAGAAAGTGCcacattgtttttctttatatccaAATCTTCATTAATTAGACTGCTACCGTACTGTGTTACCAGATAATGCTTAGTGTAAAGTTGCCCACTTTATTGCCCACTGTATAGTTTTACCTAAATAATTGGCCATCGTAAAGGAAGGTGCATTTTTGTTTTAAGGTAATAGTAATTTAAGTTATTCTTCAGAAGTGCCAGATTTGAAAGGCCTTCTAATGTTAACAGTGCAATGCTTCATGTAGaacattttaagattttttttaaattttgtgtgtGGTATTGGATAAGCTTGAAGCTGATAATAAAAGATGTGAAGTGTAACAGCTGTAATACTGTATGTTCTTCAACTGAGTTTCAACAGTAGACtgtgcatgtattttttttttttactcgtttgcTGTAATAGttttatacagtacatatatatatattttttttaagaatttgtagAATTCAGCTAGAAAATCAGTGTTAACAGTATTTTCAGTTCTGTTTGAATGTGTTTATTTATCCTTAGGAAGGTTCTGAATTATTTGCAAATAGTCACCTTCATTTAGTCTGACTGTTTTCTTTCTCAGTTCCTTTTAATGTTTTTCAAATTTGCTTAATGAAAAATTTCAGGGACGGATCAGTCTGATAGCTGAATTTCTTTTATTGCAGAAATTTGATTGAAGAACCAATCTTATTTTAATCATGGATCTATGGATTGTTTGGACTTGCATCGTGATTGCCATGTCAGCTATTGGGTCGTGTACAAAGGACTATTACGAGGCACTAGGAATTAGTAGAAATGCAAGTGATCGAGAGATCAAAAAGGCATTTAGAAAATTAGCCATTCAGTACCATCCAGATAAAAATCAAGAACCGGGAGCTGAAGAGAAATTCAGAGAGATTGCAGAAGGTAAGCATTTTGTGCACTCCTAATATTTACATTGTGTTGCTGGATTATTGCCAGATACAACTTTCAAATTTTACAACCAGCATATTGAAGTTTCCCCACTGAATTTCTCAGAAGGACTAATGCTTCACATACACATACTGAGCCATTTTATGTCAAATTTAATCATGTTGAAGAAATGTCAGAGTGAATGCTAAATGGAAGTAAGCActacagcattttttttcttccaattatgTGGTATTTGACTTGAGATGTATTTTTAGCTAAGAGCTGcaagaataatatttttataaatattcagcttgttttactttttcagcatatgtttataaatattaagCTTGTTTTACTTTTTCAGCATATGAAGTGCTATCTGATGACGAAAAACGGAAAGAATATGACATGATGGGCCATGCTGGTTATACTCAGAAACAAGGTGGTGGTCGCCCTACAAATCATGCTTTCCACTTTAACTTCGATGATTTGTTTGCAGAGTTTGAGAACTTTGGAGGTTTTGGGAATGCATTCCATTCTGATTTTGTAAGTACTGTACTATGTATATAGTTGTGTTTAGATTCACATGCTTATTTTCTATTCTGTAAGTACAATGTAAGACTGATAAGtgacacattatttatttatttatttatttatttttttgtgctcAGTATTCCAATCAGTTATTGAAAGTCATTTGTGGTCGGATTTACAGTATACTTATCTAGAAAAGGGTGAAATACACttgggttttgttttattattttcataacttGAAATTGGACATTACTTGAAAGCTTTGTGTGTATTAATCCGTGGCTATCTTTGTTTGATCAAATTTAATGATGAAAACACTTTCTTTGTGGTTTTCTTAAATGGTGAAGAAAAAGCCatataatataacaaaatttAAGTAAGTAAATACAGAACAGGAGCTTTCGACCTTCACTAAGGCCCTCTTCAGCTGATGAGGACCTTAGTGAAGGTTGAAAGCTCCTATTCTGTATTTACTCTCAAATTTTGTTGCATTAAGTGGCTTTTTCTTAACCGTTATCGAATTTAATTGTGTGTCATAGTTTTCTATTAGCCACTTCTGAACATTTGATGTTGGCATCAAAGTAGTCAATGGCCATCAGATTTTAATCTTTTGTTTAACCTTTTCAATGAAATCTGCACTTTTATTGTTCCcaaatgtatttatgcatatttatactTTGCATGATTGGATGTGGGTCCTAGATGTAAGACGGTGTAGTTTATATAATTAATGTTCTGGAATGTTAGTAACTAGGTGGTCATTCTCATTGCATGTGCTGTAGAAATGATTTTTCTCTCAAACTTAGCTTCTTAGTGCTCATAACTGTATTAATGAAAGGAATTCAGTGAAGTCAAGTAAAGTAGAAGAGTAGAGGGAACAtcctcaaaaaattataaattagtaTAGCCTAGAGACAAATTTTAATTAGTCACTGAAGAAAGTGCATGTAAAATTAAATGCATTGATGCATCTCTGTAATAGGGAGAAAGAAACTCAATTTATAAGAATCAAATAAAGGAGTGAGgacaatataacatttattgaatCATGATCTATGCCAGTAAGCACTTGACAAACAAGAGGAGAAAAGCAGCAACCAAAGCAGTCTTGACCTTGGAATCCTGGACTTGCTTGATATGAGAGCTCCCTTTCCCATAATATATGTTTCATTGTCAtgctttcatttactttttacaaggaatataggaaataattggacgaaattattatcaattaaaaattcccctttggtacatatatgaaaatttatcaattccgaggtagagcaaattagatattaaaggacatttgtagctcgaatgatttatatgaatcacggtgatgtgataattattcaatatatatatatatatata from Macrobrachium nipponense isolate FS-2020 chromosome 28, ASM1510439v2, whole genome shotgun sequence carries:
- the LOC135201675 gene encoding dnaJ homolog subfamily B member 9-like isoform X1, with translation MDLWIVWTCIVIAMSAIGSCTKDYYEALGISRNASDREIKKAFRKLAIQYHPDKNQEPGAEEKFREIAEAYEVLSDDEKRKEYDMMGHAGYTQKQGGGRPTNHAFHFNFDDLFAEFENFGGFGNAFHSDFGSDGFMDMEDFFGGHGFGDPFGSQDSFFGGGHFQHADHMRRHQEAHNRARQHHGTFAHAQAFANADGHHQNIRFSAGSGGAGRTCRTVTQRVGNMVTTYTTCS
- the LOC135201675 gene encoding dnaJ homolog subfamily B member 9-like isoform X2, producing the protein MDLWIVWTCIVIAMSAIGSCTKDYYEALGISRNASDREIKKAFRKLAIQYHPDKNQEPGAEEKFREIAEAYEVLSDDEKRKEYDMMGHAGYTQKQGGGRPTNHAFHFNFDDLFAEFENFGGFGNAFHSDFHADHMRRHQEAHNRARQHHGTFAHAQAFANADGHHQNIRFSAGSGGAGRTCRTVTQRVGNMVTTYTTCS